Proteins encoded within one genomic window of Nitrospina gracilis 3/211:
- a CDS encoding DUF2284 domain-containing protein — protein MISETANVKHLPTERVSSSQMIQEAEALGSARAKVIPVHEITLGHWVRLRCQFGCSFFNQRHTCPTFTPTSDEMGDILLSYRRAMMVEASNSADVHALVLCLESRLREKGFFKAFGMGALPCDLCEVCTIESNCKYPDRARPTLQACGIDVSQTLLNIGWDFAVKFQPCTEGHTIGMVLLD, from the coding sequence ATGATTTCCGAAACGGCGAACGTCAAGCACCTGCCTACCGAACGTGTGTCCTCTTCCCAGATGATCCAGGAAGCGGAAGCTTTGGGCAGTGCCCGCGCGAAGGTGATCCCGGTGCACGAAATCACCCTGGGCCACTGGGTGCGCCTGCGGTGTCAGTTCGGCTGCTCCTTTTTCAACCAGCGCCATACCTGCCCCACCTTCACCCCCACGAGTGACGAAATGGGGGATATACTTTTGAGTTACAGGCGGGCGATGATGGTGGAAGCATCGAACTCGGCGGACGTCCACGCGCTGGTTCTCTGTCTGGAATCCCGCCTGCGGGAGAAGGGGTTTTTCAAGGCATTTGGTATGGGCGCGCTGCCCTGTGATTTGTGCGAGGTGTGCACTATCGAGTCGAATTGCAAGTACCCCGACCGGGCCCGCCCCACCCTGCAGGCCTGCGGCATCGACGTTTCCCAAACTTTGTTGAATATCGGCTGGGATTTTGCGGTAAAATTTCAACCCTGTACAGAAGGCCACACCATAGGAATGGTGCTTCTGGACTGA
- a CDS encoding HAD family hydrolase, whose protein sequence is MKQSFDAVLFDWAYTLVDLVDEDDRAPLKKVFDHLGEKGVVLPDFEKAYRSCHEIFYSMIAVSRECGLEARFEIALQSLFFRHGITLNGTTMRELMTLYYEDIYSRRKVYPETVAVLDGLKQRGIRMGVVSNTTNPGYMKDREQEMLGLRDYFEFSIYSSEAPFRKPHPTIFQLASDRLGLPAQRILFVGDNPVADIAGAHAVGMQTAWVNRDREPVPPGLKPDHVLSTLHDVPKIVCAD, encoded by the coding sequence ATGAAGCAATCCTTCGATGCGGTATTGTTCGACTGGGCATACACACTGGTCGATCTGGTCGATGAAGACGATCGCGCGCCTCTCAAAAAAGTGTTTGATCACCTCGGGGAAAAGGGAGTGGTCCTGCCGGATTTCGAGAAGGCGTACCGGAGTTGTCACGAAATCTTTTACAGCATGATCGCGGTTTCGCGTGAGTGTGGACTCGAAGCGCGCTTCGAGATCGCACTGCAATCCCTGTTCTTTCGCCACGGCATTACGCTGAACGGCACCACCATGCGGGAACTGATGACCCTTTACTATGAAGACATCTACTCCCGGCGCAAGGTGTACCCGGAAACGGTCGCAGTGCTGGATGGCTTGAAGCAACGGGGCATTCGCATGGGCGTTGTATCCAACACAACCAACCCCGGGTACATGAAGGACCGTGAGCAGGAAATGCTGGGCCTTCGCGATTACTTTGAATTTTCCATCTATTCGTCGGAAGCCCCCTTCAGAAAACCACACCCGACCATTTTTCAACTGGCCAGTGACCGGCTCGGGCTTCCCGCCCAACGCATCCTGTTCGTCGGTGACAATCCGGTGGCGGACATTGCCGGGGCCCATGCTGTGGGCATGCAAACTGCCTGGGTCAATCGAGACCGCGAACCGGTGCCGCCTGGATTGAAACCGGATCATGTGCTTTCCACCCTGCACGATGTGCCGAAGATCGTGTGTGCTGATTGA
- a CDS encoding 16S rRNA (uracil(1498)-N(3))-methyltransferase: MHRFFVPADQIDEKRVVVRGSDVNHIRKVLRLSEGDHILVVDGEGRQWQVRLTGLGAKEVEGEVVTEVSVATESPVKIVMGQALIKGNRFDHLVRKAVELGVHQVLPLESGRCVARIKKQEVEKKLERWQRIAEEAAKQCGRSKIPQVGPNIPDLKSFCDQVETCDLKLLFWEDETRARLRDVDNGDKAIGSIAFVAGPEGGWEPQEVEFLKKCGFLTVGLGPRTLRADSASLVILSLLQQRWGDL, encoded by the coding sequence ATGCATCGATTCTTCGTTCCAGCAGACCAGATCGACGAAAAGCGTGTGGTTGTACGTGGCTCTGATGTCAACCACATCCGCAAGGTTTTGCGCCTGAGTGAAGGCGACCATATTCTCGTTGTGGATGGGGAAGGACGGCAGTGGCAGGTGCGGCTCACCGGGCTCGGTGCGAAAGAGGTGGAAGGGGAGGTGGTGACCGAGGTCAGTGTGGCCACAGAATCACCGGTGAAAATCGTGATGGGACAGGCGCTCATCAAGGGCAACCGCTTCGATCACCTGGTCCGCAAGGCGGTGGAACTGGGTGTTCACCAGGTACTGCCGCTGGAATCCGGTCGGTGCGTAGCGCGGATCAAAAAACAGGAAGTGGAAAAAAAGCTGGAACGCTGGCAACGCATCGCCGAGGAAGCGGCCAAGCAGTGCGGTCGATCCAAAATCCCGCAGGTCGGACCGAACATCCCCGATTTGAAAAGTTTTTGCGACCAGGTTGAGACGTGCGACCTGAAACTCCTTTTCTGGGAAGACGAGACCCGGGCGCGCCTGCGTGACGTCGACAACGGGGACAAGGCAATTGGGTCGATTGCCTTTGTGGCCGGCCCCGAAGGGGGATGGGAGCCTCAGGAAGTCGAGTTCCTGAAAAAATGCGGCTTCCTGACGGTGGGCCTGGGCCCCCGCACCCTGCGCGCCGATTCGGCCTCCCTCGTCATTCTCTCCCTCCTGCAACAACGGTGGGGGGATTTATGA
- a CDS encoding segregation and condensation protein A, which translates to MSYQFKLPIFEGPLDLLLHLIKEQKMDIHDIPINDITKQYLQYLDLMQDLNLEVAGEYLVMAAELTRIKSKILLPVQKRPHEEEGDEGTDPRAELARRLMDYRRFKDAAFKLRQMEHERQQIFTRHAPVEIPEQDEEEREETLVDATVFDLFSAFKKVLDQKSFHKDYEIEITTLSVTDRIRGVLGRLNQVESLSFEALFDEATTKQEVIVTFLAILELMRMKLARCQQSKHFETIRLYLDSDREKQEAALKDFKDPEPHTIPPVTDEAS; encoded by the coding sequence ATGAGTTATCAGTTCAAGCTTCCCATTTTTGAAGGTCCGCTGGATCTGCTTCTGCACCTCATCAAGGAGCAGAAGATGGATATCCATGACATCCCCATCAACGATATCACCAAACAGTACCTGCAATATCTCGACCTCATGCAGGACCTCAACCTGGAGGTGGCAGGAGAGTATCTGGTGATGGCGGCGGAACTGACCCGCATCAAGTCCAAAATCCTGCTTCCTGTTCAGAAACGTCCCCATGAGGAAGAAGGTGACGAGGGCACCGATCCGCGCGCGGAGCTGGCGCGGCGGCTCATGGATTACCGCCGGTTCAAGGATGCGGCCTTCAAACTGCGGCAGATGGAACACGAACGCCAGCAGATCTTCACCCGCCATGCTCCGGTGGAAATTCCGGAGCAGGATGAGGAGGAGAGGGAGGAAACGCTGGTCGATGCCACGGTGTTCGACCTGTTCAGCGCGTTCAAAAAAGTCCTCGATCAGAAATCCTTCCATAAAGACTACGAAATCGAGATCACCACGCTGTCGGTCACCGACCGCATCCGCGGGGTGCTGGGCCGGTTGAACCAGGTGGAAAGCCTGTCGTTCGAGGCGTTGTTCGATGAAGCCACCACCAAGCAGGAGGTCATCGTCACGTTCCTCGCCATTCTGGAATTGATGCGTATGAAGCTGGCACGCTGTCAGCAGAGCAAGCATTTCGAAACCATCCGCCTTTACCTCGACTCCGACCGGGAAAAGCAGGAAGCGGCACTCAAGGACTTCAAAGACCCGGAACCGCATACAATCCCGCCCGTAACGGACGAAGCCTCCTGA
- a CDS encoding archease has protein sequence MPDTTWEHFPHDADMGVRGIGPTLETAFEQGALALTAVVTDPEGVAETEEVAIACEGPDPEYLFVDWLNALIYEMSTRRLLFSRFEVRILNGYRLTATAWGEPVDRARHQPAVEVKGATFTALKVGQETPDRWVAQCVVDV, from the coding sequence ATGCCGGACACCACGTGGGAACACTTTCCGCACGATGCGGACATGGGTGTGCGCGGAATCGGCCCCACTCTGGAAACGGCGTTCGAGCAGGGCGCGCTGGCGTTGACGGCGGTCGTTACTGACCCGGAAGGCGTCGCCGAAACGGAAGAAGTCGCCATCGCCTGCGAAGGCCCGGACCCGGAATACCTGTTCGTCGATTGGCTGAACGCACTCATCTACGAAATGTCGACGCGTCGCCTGTTGTTTTCCCGCTTCGAGGTGCGTATCTTGAATGGATACCGACTCACCGCCACCGCATGGGGCGAACCGGTTGACCGCGCCCGGCATCAACCTGCCGTCGAAGTGAAAGGGGCGACCTTCACCGCTCTCAAGGTCGGGCAGGAAACGCCGGACCGCTGGGTCGCTCAGTGCGTTGTCGACGTTTGA
- a CDS encoding RtcB family protein: protein MQKKRLKRKSETEWWIEPTGPMRVPGVIYGTEDLIEGMDDKVHEQVCNVAALPGIQKASYAMPDAHWGYGFPIGGVAAFDPNEGGVISAGGVGFDISCGVRTLHSGLVRDDIERVKETLADALYANIPAGVGSRGAISLNHDEMDAMLEGGAQWAVGRGWGRSEDLKSIEEEGCMEGADAKCVSPQAKKRQKDEMGTLGSGNHYLELQEVTDVYDAEAAGAFGLREGDIVISIHCGSRGLGHQIGTEFLKSMAMAAPKHGIKLPDRELACAPIKSELGQQYLGAMRSAMNCAMANRQIITHLVRETFERVLPKAELDLLYDVSHNTCKMEQHVIDGKTKTVFVHRKGATRSFGPGLPDIPEAFRSIGQPVLIGGTMGTASYVLCGTDRTMGLSFGSAVHGAGRQMSRRQATKKWKGRAVIDELANRGILIRSPSQRGVAEEAPGAYKDVSRVVEAAHQAGLARKVARVEPIVCVKG from the coding sequence ATGCAGAAAAAACGTCTCAAAAGAAAATCCGAAACCGAGTGGTGGATCGAGCCCACCGGACCCATGCGCGTGCCGGGGGTGATCTACGGCACGGAAGACCTGATCGAGGGCATGGATGACAAGGTCCACGAGCAGGTGTGCAACGTCGCCGCGCTTCCCGGCATTCAGAAGGCGTCGTACGCCATGCCCGACGCGCACTGGGGCTATGGTTTTCCCATCGGTGGCGTGGCAGCGTTCGATCCCAACGAAGGCGGTGTCATCTCTGCCGGCGGCGTGGGATTCGACATCTCCTGCGGTGTGCGCACTCTGCATTCGGGACTGGTGCGCGACGACATCGAACGCGTCAAAGAGACGCTTGCCGATGCGCTTTACGCCAACATCCCGGCGGGTGTGGGTAGCCGCGGCGCGATCTCGCTCAACCACGATGAGATGGACGCCATGCTGGAAGGCGGCGCGCAATGGGCGGTCGGCCGCGGCTGGGGCCGGTCCGAAGACCTGAAATCCATTGAGGAAGAAGGGTGCATGGAAGGAGCCGATGCGAAGTGCGTCTCACCGCAGGCCAAGAAACGGCAGAAGGACGAGATGGGCACGCTCGGTTCCGGAAACCATTACCTCGAGTTGCAGGAAGTGACCGACGTTTACGACGCCGAAGCGGCGGGGGCGTTCGGCCTGCGGGAAGGCGATATCGTCATCTCCATTCACTGCGGTTCTCGCGGGCTGGGCCACCAGATCGGCACCGAGTTTCTGAAGTCCATGGCCATGGCCGCGCCCAAACACGGCATCAAGCTGCCGGACCGCGAACTCGCGTGTGCGCCGATCAAATCCGAACTCGGCCAGCAGTACCTGGGAGCGATGCGTTCGGCGATGAACTGCGCCATGGCCAACCGCCAGATCATCACCCACCTCGTGCGCGAAACTTTCGAACGGGTTCTGCCCAAAGCCGAACTCGATCTGCTCTACGATGTCTCGCACAACACCTGCAAAATGGAACAGCATGTGATTGACGGCAAAACCAAAACCGTTTTCGTGCACCGGAAAGGGGCGACGCGGTCCTTTGGGCCGGGGCTCCCTGACATCCCCGAGGCGTTTCGGTCCATCGGCCAGCCGGTCCTGATCGGCGGCACGATGGGCACGGCGTCGTATGTCCTCTGTGGCACGGACCGGACCATGGGTTTGTCGTTCGGTTCGGCGGTACACGGTGCGGGACGGCAGATGAGTCGGCGTCAGGCCACCAAAAAATGGAAGGGCCGGGCGGTGATCGACGAACTCGCAAATCGCGGTATTCTTATTCGCAGTCCATCGCAGCGCGGCGTGGCGGAGGAAGCCCCCGGCGCCTACAAGGATGTCAGCCGGGTGGTGGAGGCGGCGCATCAGGCGGGACTGGCCCGCAAGGTGGCGCGCGTGGAACCCATCGTCTGTGTGAAGGGTTGA
- a CDS encoding glycine zipper family protein — MKKAFILFLILTFIVSGCASYGSYKPVIDPKTDSSPQTLQVDLRECKAIASQAAETVEEAGKGSVVGGAIGAFFGGLLGIITGNPWRGASTGAVIGGGVGGVKGGVSAEEKYKRVYRNCMRNRGHTVLD, encoded by the coding sequence GTGAAAAAAGCCTTCATCCTGTTTCTGATCCTGACCTTCATCGTTTCCGGTTGCGCCAGTTACGGCAGTTACAAACCGGTGATCGATCCCAAAACCGATTCCTCCCCGCAGACGCTGCAAGTTGATTTGAGGGAATGCAAGGCAATCGCATCCCAGGCCGCGGAGACCGTGGAGGAAGCGGGCAAGGGTTCGGTAGTGGGCGGCGCCATCGGCGCGTTTTTCGGTGGGCTGTTGGGTATCATAACCGGCAACCCGTGGCGCGGCGCATCGACGGGCGCGGTAATCGGCGGCGGCGTCGGGGGAGTGAAAGGCGGCGTGAGTGCCGAGGAAAAGTACAAGCGCGTGTACCGCAACTGCATGCGCAACCGCGGGCACACGGTCCTGGATTGA